The genomic window gattctgaagctagCTTTTCAATTAATGCCAAAAGTCCATCTTTTGCATCTGGAAGGAAAATATACATGGAGAACCGACGAGTTTTATCCCTGCCTTGTCTATAAGAAAGACGGAGGACTTTGAAACCATCAAAAATACCAATAAAGTGCTCCCTCTGCTTGCTAACCATGAAGGGAGCAATGACTTTGGTGCCATTGAAGAGGTGAAAACTATGCTGGAAAGCTGTATCCATAAACTTGTGTTTCCACACACCTTTGAAGCACATTGCATTTGCAAAGACAAGCCCTGTGGGTAATTTGCTTACCATACTAGGATGAAGAAGCTTTGTGATAAGGCCATTCGTCTCTTTCTCAACCCACAAATTAACTTCATGACACACTTGATCACCCttcaaaaaacatcaaaatcaaaatgaatagTTTTCTTGAGAAACATTTTCATAATGTTTGGTTGGaggaaataaaagaaatttagattacaaaaaattatgttttttttttgaacggcaaatatattattaatagtaAAATGTGTTTTCAGTCCCTacttttatattgagttttggttttcgtccatATACTTtaaaatcacttgtttttgtcttcaattaattttcagttttggtTTTAGCCTCAAATGTTAGGTCAACTAACCGTTGACTAACGAAAATCCATGTGGCGTTGACACGTAGGATTCTGTTGACATGTGGCATCATACGTGGACTGtcatatcataatttttaacatttgagactaaaaccaaaactgaaaattaattggggacaaaaacaagtgattttgAAATAcagggacgaaaaccaaaacttAACGTAAAAGTAGGGactgaaaacatatttttccCGAGCTCCCTTtatgatgtatatatatatatatatatagaaagtgATAGTACATACCTTAGTCTTAAAATCAACCGAAGCCAAAGTGGTGTTGTAATGAGTGGCCACAAGTTGTTTAAAAGAATGAGAAAGGGGAAGTGATTCATCAGCCCACATTCCATTGATAAAACACATACGATCGTCAGAGAACAAAGCAGGGGAGACGAGCTGAGAGAAGAATGACATTAGATTGTGGATGGAGTCAAATTGAAGGAAGGTAAGAAGTTCGTCAAGAGCATAGCCTTCTGATCCAGCTGCCATGACGCTAAGAACAACAAAGAGAGACAAGGGCGAAAAGACGAGGTTTTTTTGCTGAGaatcttgttttaaaaataaatgcttTGTGAGGGTGAGTGCAACATCTTCTTGGCACCTTCCTGATTTTTTGAGGTCCATTGTAGTTGTTCTGATTCTTGAATGAGAGAAGATAGCCGGAAAAGGTCCTGACAATTTGGATGTATTAAAATCTATGAAGCTCagatacgtgacacgataccgatacggaaaatttttcaaaattcctGATACGATACGGCCGTGAtccgttatttaaaaattaaatttaaaattaaatatataaatgcacaatatagaAACAACTAAAAtcataatgataaaaaattaacattcaaattactcaaaatgagcaaacaagtgacaattacatatcttaagttaagtactacccaaaaaggATGGGATGAGTAGTTCAACTGATTTAGCTAGTTGAGCCAAGAATTAAAGAGTTGGACCGGTTGGAGGTCCAGGGTTCAAGTctactctaacattcaatacttaagacATTCAACACGAATTGTATCAGTCTCCTCTCCTAttttttcatcatcaaagtGCATTAATTATCCGATACTTTTCGAATACGCGTATCGAAGTAGTATCCAACACATATCGGTTATATTAATTGTCGATACTTCTCCGATGCTGGTATCGAAAAATATCGGACAAGTATCGATGTCGTATCAGACATATACTTGgccattttatttttagagtaATTAATATggtcccttaataaaaatttcaatttttttttaagagaacatcaactatttaaattacaaatagcatcaacaacttcaaaaatagttatttatagtgtaactaacataaataaaatgtcATGTTCTAATCaatatcatcaaaatactttttagctaaaaaaaaaaagtctttctCCTAgcatttttttgaagcaataaataaaattacacaaataaaattaagagaatataTGATATAATTCTAGAAATATCAATAAAATCTTTTACcgtaaaaatataaacaaaatccTTCTTTAGTttgaatcatcaacaacaaacaaaatCCCTGTTAAGTGTtccaacatcaacaacaacaaattggACAATAAATAATGAATGAAGGAGAAATTACCAattagaaaaggaaaatattgaacaattaacctaaaattctgattttctcttttattccCTTTTGTTTCAGAGAGGTAGGAGACGGTGGCTGTGGTTATCACTGGAGGAGCGGCGGCGCGGTGGCTGGGTTTGGGTGGAGGGTAAGGTTAGGGTTTGACAAAAAGAGAGATGATGAAAACGTGAAAGCTTTGCTGAAGCAGATCTGAAAGGATATTTATAGGCTGCCTGATAATACGCACCTAACTTaaacttcaatttaaaaaaaaaaaaacaaataattcaaattcagagcaaatctttttttttttttttctgaatgTTCAGAGCAAATCTTAATGAGGGAAAATTAACGGTCCGCTTTGTAGTAGATGGAGGGAATGAGAGGGGAGATGATGGGgcaattttgacaaaaaaaaatatatatattaagtctCAATTATTAAAGAGATttgattgtttaaaaaaatttgtttttaaattttgattcaaagtAGATCGAGGGGAGGTAAGTTGATGGGataatcttgaccaaaaaagattaaaaacaaatttttttaaccaatcaaatctcttTAATAATTCCTGTTTTGATCCTTACAAAATTTATTATGTTAAAATTTGTCGTATAATATTTATATTCGTCTTTATTTTGAgtcattaattaaaatgaaatattctaCCTAGATCGATTACAAAatagagttttatttttttttaccaagattttttttcatgtttagAAGTGATTTTAATGGGACTAATTAACTTCTAACAATCCTCTCTGATTTGTTCCATGACAGAAAATAGTGCTGCAAGTGGAAATACATGAtgacaaaacaaagaaaaaagctATGAAAGCAATCTCTAATATTTCAGGTATTGAATTTCAATCTCTTGTCactttaagttatttttatattttctttgtgATTTCATACTAACAAAATAAACCATGGTTTTTGTAGGGGTTGAGTCAGTGTCTTTGGATATAAAGGAACATAAATTAACCTTAACTGGAGACATAGATCCTGTGGCTGTAGTTGGAAAGTTAAGGAAATTGTGTTGTCCTAAGATATTATCTGTTGGACCAGCAAAAGAGGCTaagaaagaagagaagaaaaagaagggtaCAGAAGAGAAAAAGGATCAAAATAATAAGAACTCAGAAGCTGGTGTTGTGAAGATTTGTGAAGCTTATCATTATCCTATCATGATGAAACAACCACATTACTACTATACTAGTGTGGAAGAGAATCCTAGTGCATGTGTCATTTGCTAAGTTTCAGAAtaatttgaaaggaaaaaaaagtgcATTGTTTTTAgtgtgtttttcttcttcttattcttctttcCACAAGAGTTTTCTTGAGAATTGGAGTTATGCTGTAATTGTGTGTGGCGCATATGTAGATTTGGACCGTTCAATCTCAAATCATTTGTTGAGATTATTTATAATTCATTTACCGATTATGCAATATAAGCTATCTGATCTCAAACAATTGAATTTAGTTCGTAACATGTTAAGTGTAGTGGTAATCTtaattatttcttctttttt from Trifolium pratense cultivar HEN17-A07 linkage group LG1, ARS_RC_1.1, whole genome shotgun sequence includes these protein-coding regions:
- the LOC123893896 gene encoding serpin-ZX-like, whose amino-acid sequence is MDLKKSGRCQEDVALTLTKHLFLKQDSQQKNLVFSPLSLFVVLSVMAAGSEGYALDELLTFLQFDSIHNLMSFFSQLVSPALFSDDRMCFINGMWADESLPLSHSFKQLVATHYNTTLASVDFKTKGDQVCHEVNLWVEKETNGLITKLLHPSMVSKLPTGLVFANAMCFKGVWKHKFMDTAFQHSFHLFNGTKVIAPFMVSKQREHFIGIFDGFKVLRLSYRQGRDKTRRFSMYIFLPDAKDGLLALIEKLASESDFLKDKFPRRKVEVRQFTIPKFKISFSFEASNVLHELGMSSPFFLTKVVEGMNPPLGVESINHNAFVEVNEKGTIASANTVMVALRGSRRATPTDFVADHPFLFLIREDFSGTILFIGQVLNPLDGADEHTTHIYRRK
- the LOC123893893 gene encoding heavy metal-associated isoprenylated plant protein 39-like; amino-acid sequence: MKAISNISGVESVSLDIKEHKLTLTGDIDPVAVVGKLRKLCCPKILSVGPAKEAKKEEKKKKGTEEKKDQNNKNSEAGVVKICEAYHYPIMMKQPHYYYTSVEENPSACVIC